The following proteins are encoded in a genomic region of Mangifera indica cultivar Alphonso unplaced genomic scaffold, CATAS_Mindica_2.1 Un_0024, whole genome shotgun sequence:
- the LOC123206104 gene encoding ethylene-responsive transcription factor ERF014-like: MVKTEQKIQQDPVSKAVPSTSSSSSKKKKYKGVRMRSWGSWVSEIRAPNQKTRIWLGSYSTPEAAARAYDAALLCLKGSSANLNFPITSSHYIPDTVLSPKSIQRVAAAAANSENAATTTTTNPPKSPTLPSSSSSSSSSSLISSPSMSSSASDQLMDDDVFLLQPIEQTYNEASISMMDPLPWYNFDGIQSPKYVDQMFSSVSLFDLPPTIDDFLDEGDIRLWSFC, encoded by the coding sequence ATGGTGAAAACTGAGCAGAAGATTCAACAGGATCCAGTATCAAAGGCAGTGCCGTCAACATCATCTTCATCgagcaagaagaagaagtacAAGGGAGTGAGAATGAGGAGTTGGGGCTCATGGGTGTCAGAAATTAGGGCGCCAAATCAGAAAACAAGAATATGGTTGGGCTCTTATTCTACACCTGAAGCCGCAGCTAGGGCGTATGATGCTGCACTGTTATGCCTCAAAGGCTCTTCCGCAAATCTTAACTTTCCCATCACTTCTTCTCATTACATTCCTGACACCGTTTTGTCTCCTAAGTCCATTCAAAGAGTAGCCGCAGCCGCTGCAAATAGTGAAAATgccgccaccaccaccaccactaacCCACCAAAATCACCtactcttccttcttcttcttcttcctcttcttcatcgTCTTTAATCTCATCTCCGTCAATGTCCTCCTCGGCGTCTGATCAACTAATGGATGATGATGTCTTTTTATTGCAACCTATTGAGCAGACCTACAATGAAGCCTCCATTTCCATGATGGACCCGCTTCCATGGTATAACTTTGATGGGATTCAATCACCCAAGTACGTTGATCAAATGTTCAGCAGCGTCTCATTATTTGATCTTCCTCCAACGATCGATGACTTTTTGGATGAAGGAGATATTCGTTTGTGGAGCTTCTGCTAG